The Amycolatopsis sp. DG1A-15b genome window below encodes:
- a CDS encoding type VII secretion protein EccE, with protein MSVDTAGAVRPAPSRSTAAPLPWLLPIRPLQAALWELAAIAVLLAWLVDGVTQPVRIGSAIGAGLLVLLTSVRFAGRHPAGWALTWTAFRLRRHDTRRDSPDPLLRVAGPVKVRQHVDRAGNRFGVAEIDGGWSALVRLTPDPGAPGPLVEALRSAYRRTDVPLASAQLLTWAIPHGDQVLRVRWLAVRYRPDLAPIAALARGGGDLGALRSTASAALSLMGALAEAGYQSTVLEAGELAKELRVALGVQGPASGPPDRWKSWVWGDSTQVCFSPRSPRLVDFSVPGAAFTATSYTLTRTAGGKEKAEVTIRVGARPGAPAPAPGLPVVPLHGRHGAAVRKTLPLALDS; from the coding sequence GTGTCCGTCGATACCGCCGGCGCCGTCCGCCCGGCACCGTCCCGGTCCACGGCCGCGCCACTGCCGTGGCTGCTGCCGATCCGGCCGCTGCAGGCGGCGCTGTGGGAGCTCGCCGCGATCGCCGTGCTGCTCGCGTGGCTGGTCGACGGTGTCACGCAGCCGGTGCGGATCGGTTCCGCCATCGGCGCGGGCTTGCTCGTGCTGCTGACGTCGGTGCGCTTCGCGGGCCGGCACCCGGCGGGCTGGGCGCTGACGTGGACGGCCTTCCGGTTGCGCCGCCACGACACCCGCCGCGACAGCCCGGACCCGCTGTTGCGGGTGGCGGGGCCGGTGAAGGTCCGCCAGCACGTCGACCGCGCGGGCAACCGCTTCGGCGTCGCGGAGATCGACGGCGGGTGGAGCGCGCTGGTCCGCTTGACGCCGGACCCGGGCGCACCGGGCCCGCTGGTCGAGGCCCTGCGGTCGGCGTACCGGCGGACGGACGTCCCGCTGGCGTCGGCCCAGCTGCTGACCTGGGCGATCCCGCACGGCGACCAGGTGCTGCGGGTGCGCTGGCTGGCGGTGCGCTACCGGCCGGACCTGGCTCCGATCGCGGCGCTGGCCCGCGGCGGCGGTGATCTCGGGGCGCTGCGGAGCACGGCGTCGGCGGCGTTGAGCTTGATGGGCGCGCTGGCCGAAGCCGGGTACCAGAGCACGGTGCTGGAGGCCGGGGAGCTGGCGAAGGAGCTGCGGGTGGCCTTGGGGGTCCAAGGTCCGGCGTCCGGGCCGCCCGACCGGTGGAAGTCGTGGGTGTGGGGCGATTCCACGCAGGTGTGCTTCTCCCCGCGTTCGCCGCGGCTGGTGGACTTTTCGGTGCCGGGCGCGGCGTTCACGGCGACGTCGTACACGCTGACCCGGACGGCGGGCGGCAAGGAGAAGGCGGAAGTGACGATCCGCGTGGGCGCGCGGCCGGGGGCCCCGGCTCCGGCGCCGGGGCTCCCGGTGGTCCCGCTGCACGGCCGGCACGGAGCGGCGGTCCGGAAGACGCTGCCGCTCGCGCTGGACTCCTGA
- a CDS encoding YbaB/EbfC family nucleoid-associated protein has protein sequence MTDPYAVPDMDELLAQVRKQTEEVQRIQRTVEAMEIKAHSRQNEVTVTLRGDGRFTSIDIDPRAIREYDARNLSEIVLEAVNAGLQKLAEASSAKFAPVIAAAKDV, from the coding sequence GTGACCGATCCGTACGCGGTGCCGGACATGGACGAGCTGCTGGCGCAGGTGCGCAAGCAGACCGAAGAGGTCCAGCGGATCCAGCGCACGGTCGAGGCGATGGAGATCAAGGCGCACTCGCGGCAGAACGAGGTCACCGTCACCCTCCGCGGCGACGGCCGCTTCACCTCGATCGACATCGACCCCCGCGCGATCCGCGAGTACGACGCCCGCAACCTCTCGGAGATCGTCCTGGAGGCGGTGAACGCCGGGCTGCAGAAGCTCGCCGAGGCGAGTTCCGCGAAGTTCGCCCCGGTGATCGCGGCCGCGAAAGACGTGTGA
- a CDS encoding response regulator transcription factor: MSEPARISVGVIEDHPLYRYALTRVLTEAPDIELGAVADSVARFAVQDQPAGSVVVLDLKLRGVQDAAAVLEVGQMGHKVLVVSAHAEQPEVLGAMQAGAKGFLSKDVDGDELLRAIRTIADDNAYVSPTLAGMIIQDSEERHAGPKIVLSEREKQVLRLVAAGERDVDVAEILNISVRTVRSYLDRIRDKTGERRRAGFVRVAIREGLLR, translated from the coding sequence ATGAGCGAGCCGGCGCGGATCTCCGTGGGCGTGATCGAGGACCACCCGCTCTACCGGTACGCGCTGACCCGCGTGCTGACCGAGGCGCCGGACATCGAGCTCGGCGCGGTGGCGGACTCGGTGGCCCGGTTCGCGGTCCAGGACCAGCCGGCGGGCAGCGTCGTCGTCCTCGACCTCAAGCTGCGCGGCGTCCAGGACGCGGCCGCGGTCCTGGAAGTCGGGCAGATGGGGCACAAGGTGCTGGTGGTGTCCGCCCACGCGGAGCAGCCGGAGGTGCTGGGGGCGATGCAGGCGGGCGCGAAGGGCTTCCTGTCGAAGGACGTGGACGGCGACGAGCTCCTGCGCGCGATCCGCACGATCGCCGACGACAACGCGTACGTCTCGCCGACACTGGCCGGGATGATCATCCAGGACAGCGAAGAGCGCCACGCGGGCCCGAAGATCGTGCTGTCGGAGCGGGAGAAGCAGGTCCTCCGCCTGGTGGCGGCGGGGGAGCGGGACGTCGACGTGGCGGAGATCCTCAACATCAGCGTCCGCACGGTGCGGTCGTACCTGGACCGCATCCGCGACAAGACCGGCGAACGGCGGCGCGCGGGCTTCGTGCGGGTCGCCATCCGCGAAGGCCTGCTCCGCTAG
- a CDS encoding WXG100 family type VII secretion target, with protein sequence MAGSGVLDASGVVSSVLSGYRRVLVECRRRVTGDPGALSAAAQRAASRASAISGRAREIDESAKALHADWDGDAYTAFATAAGELGRELTDTATKLDDQGRRLGTAARLVQSAEAAVDSVLAQFDQYAAQLTAQARAVNSASVGAFIQAARQLGEQSAAAARQVVDEFSDALAELFPPEGVGRLEHELGKWARGPLHWLNGEPLDGRKRPRTVPSWFGNSGWKKLTWDGLEGTRAPKKADTPFGQPEAEGLKNKIGRNTEITYYKFQHEQDGFSPEYDGKITSKGWDAGASGHAELAALHGEAELKKEWGVAEAHAKGTVFAGGEVSASGTIGAHGVGAHANAFVGGKVEGEVAADVAGIGVGANGTLQYGLGAQLDAQAVYDAGHLKVNFKAGAALGLGLGVGAKIDIDLPKLGHTIGEYGGAAVDAVSHAATDAADAVGSAWDDAVSYVGL encoded by the coding sequence GTGGCGGGCTCGGGGGTCCTCGACGCGTCCGGGGTGGTCAGCTCGGTGCTGTCCGGGTACCGGCGGGTGCTCGTCGAGTGCCGCCGGCGGGTCACCGGCGATCCCGGGGCGCTGAGCGCCGCCGCGCAGCGGGCCGCGAGCCGGGCGTCGGCGATTTCGGGCCGGGCACGGGAAATCGACGAGTCCGCCAAGGCCCTGCACGCGGACTGGGACGGCGACGCGTACACGGCGTTCGCGACGGCAGCGGGTGAGCTCGGCCGGGAACTCACCGACACCGCCACGAAGCTCGACGACCAGGGGAGGCGGCTCGGTACCGCGGCCCGGCTCGTGCAGTCCGCCGAAGCCGCCGTCGATTCGGTGCTCGCGCAGTTCGACCAGTACGCCGCCCAGCTGACCGCCCAGGCCCGCGCGGTGAACTCCGCTTCGGTCGGCGCGTTCATCCAGGCCGCCCGGCAGCTCGGTGAACAGAGCGCCGCCGCGGCCCGCCAGGTCGTCGACGAGTTCTCCGACGCCCTCGCCGAGCTGTTCCCGCCCGAAGGCGTCGGGCGGCTCGAGCACGAGCTCGGCAAGTGGGCCCGCGGGCCGCTGCACTGGCTCAACGGCGAGCCCCTCGACGGCCGGAAGCGGCCGCGGACCGTGCCGTCGTGGTTCGGCAACTCCGGCTGGAAGAAGCTGACCTGGGACGGCCTCGAAGGCACGCGGGCGCCGAAGAAGGCGGACACGCCGTTCGGGCAGCCGGAAGCCGAGGGCCTGAAGAACAAGATCGGCCGCAACACCGAGATCACCTACTACAAGTTCCAGCACGAACAGGACGGCTTTTCCCCGGAGTACGACGGGAAGATCACGTCGAAGGGCTGGGACGCCGGCGCGTCCGGGCACGCGGAACTCGCGGCGCTGCACGGCGAGGCCGAACTCAAGAAGGAGTGGGGCGTCGCCGAAGCCCACGCCAAGGGCACGGTGTTCGCCGGCGGAGAGGTGAGCGCGTCCGGCACGATCGGCGCCCACGGCGTCGGCGCGCACGCCAACGCGTTCGTGGGCGGGAAGGTCGAGGGCGAGGTCGCCGCGGACGTCGCGGGCATCGGCGTCGGCGCGAACGGCACCCTGCAGTACGGCCTGGGCGCGCAGCTCGACGCCCAGGCCGTCTACGACGCCGGGCACCTCAAGGTGAACTTCAAGGCGGGTGCGGCGCTCGGCCTCGGCCTGGGCGTCGGCGCGAAGATCGACATCGACCTGCCGAAGCTCGGCCACACGATCGGCGAGTACGGCGGCGCGGCGGTCGACGCCGTCAGCCACGCGGCCACCGACGCCGCCGACGCCGTGGGCTCCGCTTGGGACGACGCCGTTTCGTACGTGGGGCTGTGA
- a CDS encoding response regulator transcription factor: MTEERSTEGELGQGRVRVAVIEDHPLYRVSVARVLAEADFVELGAVVDSVARFHVHRQPPGSVVLLDLGLPGVAGAAAVLEVCELGHHVLVVSAQAEPEVVLGAIAAGARGFLSKDVDADELLIAIKTVADGGAYVSAVVAGMIMKDNADRPAVSAEAELSPREEQVLRLVAAGERDVDIALILGIGVRTVRGYLDRIRDKTGERRRPGLVKEAIRRGLIGDANPRRGGRK; the protein is encoded by the coding sequence ATGACAGAAGAGCGTTCGACCGAGGGTGAACTGGGCCAGGGGCGGGTCCGGGTCGCGGTCATCGAAGACCACCCGCTGTACCGCGTCTCCGTCGCACGCGTGCTGGCCGAAGCCGACTTCGTCGAGCTCGGCGCGGTCGTCGATTCGGTCGCCCGGTTCCACGTGCACCGGCAGCCGCCGGGCAGCGTGGTCCTGCTGGACCTGGGCCTGCCGGGCGTCGCGGGCGCGGCGGCCGTGCTGGAGGTGTGCGAGCTCGGGCACCACGTGCTCGTGGTTTCCGCGCAGGCGGAACCGGAGGTCGTGCTCGGCGCGATCGCGGCGGGGGCGCGCGGGTTCCTGTCGAAGGACGTCGACGCGGACGAGCTGCTGATCGCGATCAAGACGGTCGCCGACGGCGGCGCGTACGTCTCGGCGGTGGTCGCCGGGATGATCATGAAGGACAACGCCGACCGGCCCGCCGTGTCGGCCGAAGCCGAGCTGTCGCCGCGCGAGGAGCAGGTGCTGCGGCTGGTGGCGGCCGGGGAGCGGGACGTCGACATCGCGCTGATCCTCGGCATCGGCGTCCGGACGGTCCGCGGCTACCTCGACCGCATCCGCGACAAGACGGGCGAACGGCGGCGGCCGGGCCTGGTCAAGGAGGCCATCCGGCGCGGCCTGATCGGCGACGCGAACCCCCGGCGCGGCGGCCGCAAATGA
- the eccD gene encoding type VII secretion integral membrane protein EccD: protein MSTALTGTTRRVTVVTPRARVDVALPQQSTFAELVPQLVRLAGASGQASAEHPGWVLSRLGGAPLALGLSVAAAQIRDGEVLHLTPRERPRGPLLFDDVVDSIASVADADGGWGPSVARRSGLVAAVVLLLAGGLLVQAAASGSVLAPIGTGLLALVLLLGGGALSRAYGDAEAGAAGSLAGVGVALLAGMSVLPPHPLFSLSAGPLAAGFAAVTVYGVLAAVSVADRLPWFVAITGAAGFGAVTTGVVLLAGFSALSAAAVVAVLCTALAAVAPMLALRLARLPLPRVPDDMAAFRADEQPSLGTEMIGRTSRAQAVLTGLLVALGLVVLAASVVLSSGGPWEAGLAALLGVAWILRSRSYAGRAQRLVLIGFGIPALVCAGVWLVASGHRTAVFAVGCAVVLAAVVCLVYATRVARGLRSPYWSRLLDVSEFLVLLSLVPVVAMIAGVYEAVRG from the coding sequence ATGAGCACCGCCCTGACCGGTACCACCCGCCGGGTCACCGTCGTGACGCCGCGGGCCCGCGTCGACGTCGCCCTGCCGCAGCAGTCGACGTTCGCCGAGCTGGTGCCGCAGCTGGTCCGGCTGGCCGGGGCGTCCGGGCAGGCGTCGGCCGAGCACCCGGGCTGGGTGCTCTCGAGATTGGGCGGCGCGCCGCTGGCTTTGGGGTTGAGCGTCGCGGCGGCCCAGATCCGCGACGGCGAAGTGCTGCACCTGACCCCGCGGGAGCGCCCGCGGGGTCCGCTGCTGTTCGACGACGTCGTCGACTCGATCGCCAGCGTCGCCGACGCCGACGGCGGCTGGGGTCCGTCGGTGGCTCGGCGGTCCGGCCTGGTGGCCGCGGTGGTCCTGCTGCTGGCGGGCGGCTTGCTGGTCCAGGCGGCGGCGTCGGGCAGCGTCCTGGCGCCGATCGGGACCGGGCTGCTGGCACTCGTGCTGCTGCTCGGCGGCGGCGCGCTGAGCCGCGCGTACGGCGACGCCGAAGCGGGCGCGGCCGGGTCGCTGGCCGGCGTCGGCGTGGCGTTGCTGGCGGGCATGTCGGTGCTGCCCCCGCATCCGCTGTTCTCGCTGTCGGCGGGCCCTTTGGCGGCGGGCTTCGCGGCGGTGACGGTGTACGGCGTGCTGGCGGCGGTCTCGGTGGCCGATCGCCTGCCGTGGTTCGTGGCGATCACCGGTGCGGCGGGTTTCGGCGCGGTGACGACCGGCGTGGTGCTGCTGGCCGGTTTCTCCGCGCTGTCGGCCGCCGCGGTGGTCGCGGTGCTGTGCACGGCCCTGGCGGCGGTGGCGCCGATGCTGGCGTTGCGCCTGGCCCGCCTGCCGCTGCCGCGCGTGCCGGACGACATGGCGGCGTTCCGCGCGGACGAACAGCCGTCGCTGGGCACGGAGATGATCGGCCGGACCTCCCGCGCCCAGGCGGTGCTGACGGGATTGCTGGTGGCGCTGGGCCTGGTGGTGCTGGCGGCGTCCGTCGTGCTTTCGTCGGGTGGACCGTGGGAAGCGGGCTTGGCGGCACTGCTGGGCGTGGCGTGGATCCTGCGGTCGCGGTCGTACGCCGGCCGGGCGCAGCGGCTGGTCTTGATCGGCTTCGGCATCCCGGCGCTGGTGTGCGCCGGGGTGTGGCTGGTGGCTTCGGGCCACCGCACGGCGGTGTTCGCGGTGGGCTGCGCGGTGGTGCTGGCGGCGGTGGTGTGCCTGGTGTACGCGACCCGGGTGGCGCGGGGATTGCGTTCGCCTTACTGGTCGCGGCTGCTGGACGTCTCGGAGTTCCTGGTGCTGCTGTCCCTGGTACCGGTGGTGGCGATGATCGCAGGGGTGTACGAAGCCGTCCGAGGCTGA
- a CDS encoding glucuronoxylanase, with translation MSPRQDRSEIEGSPLLRRRTVLAAGAALPVLAAATPAEAATAVVVEPSNVQQTILGFGGMNHTVWISDLTAAQRETAFGNGTGQLGFTVLRIPVHEDRNNWSREVATAKRASQLGAKVIASPWNPPASMTESFSGGKRLKYNSYAAYAQHLNDFTAFMANNGVPLYGISVQNEPDYAQQWTAWTAAEIVKFLRENAGVLTTKVIAPESFQYRKAMSDPILNDATALANVDIIGAHLYGTRFADLPYPLFQQKGAGKELWMTEVYYPNSTDSADLWPQALDVGEHIHRALVDGRFQTYVWWYIRRSYGPMREDGQISKRGACMAHFSKWVRPGYSRITATANPQANVYVSAFKSGARIVVVTVNKNTSAVDLAFTLRDTGSATAQTWLTNESANLARYTDVTISNGAFNAQLPARSIRTFVVN, from the coding sequence ATGTCACCACGCCAAGACCGTTCCGAGATCGAGGGTTCGCCGCTCCTGCGCCGGCGGACCGTGCTGGCGGCGGGCGCCGCGCTGCCGGTGCTGGCGGCCGCGACACCGGCTGAGGCGGCCACCGCGGTGGTCGTCGAGCCGTCGAACGTGCAGCAGACGATCCTGGGCTTCGGCGGGATGAACCACACCGTCTGGATCAGCGATCTCACCGCCGCCCAGCGCGAGACGGCGTTCGGCAACGGGACGGGACAGCTGGGCTTCACCGTGCTGCGCATCCCCGTCCACGAGGACCGCAACAACTGGAGCCGCGAGGTCGCCACGGCCAAGCGGGCGAGCCAGCTCGGGGCCAAGGTCATCGCCTCGCCGTGGAACCCGCCCGCCTCGATGACCGAGAGCTTCTCCGGCGGCAAGCGGCTGAAATACAACTCCTACGCCGCCTATGCGCAGCACCTCAACGACTTCACCGCGTTCATGGCGAACAACGGAGTGCCCCTGTACGGGATCTCGGTCCAGAACGAGCCGGATTACGCGCAGCAATGGACGGCGTGGACCGCCGCCGAGATCGTCAAGTTCCTGCGCGAGAACGCCGGCGTGCTCACCACCAAGGTCATCGCGCCCGAGTCGTTCCAGTACCGCAAGGCGATGTCCGACCCCATCCTCAACGACGCCACCGCCCTGGCCAACGTGGACATCATCGGCGCGCACCTCTACGGCACCCGGTTCGCGGACCTGCCCTACCCGCTCTTCCAGCAGAAGGGCGCCGGCAAAGAGCTGTGGATGACCGAGGTCTACTACCCCAACAGCACCGACTCGGCCGACCTGTGGCCGCAGGCGCTCGACGTCGGCGAACACATCCACCGCGCGCTGGTGGACGGCCGGTTCCAGACCTACGTGTGGTGGTACATCCGCCGCTCGTACGGTCCGATGCGCGAGGACGGGCAGATCAGCAAGCGCGGCGCCTGCATGGCGCACTTCTCGAAGTGGGTCCGCCCGGGCTACTCGCGGATCACCGCGACCGCGAACCCGCAGGCGAACGTCTACGTCTCGGCGTTCAAGAGCGGAGCCAGGATCGTCGTCGTCACCGTCAACAAGAACACCTCGGCGGTCGACCTCGCGTTCACCCTCCGGGACACCGGCTCCGCGACCGCCCAGACCTGGCTGACGAACGAAAGCGCGAACCTCGCGCGCTACACCGACGTCACCATCTCGAACGGAGCGTTCAACGCTCAGCTGCCGGCCCGCAGCATCAGGACGTTCGTCGTGAACTGA
- the eccB gene encoding type VII secretion protein EccB yields MWTQRDQIQAYQFLRRRLVSALVAADANHPVSPSRRLVLGTVLGVVAALLVTAVFGIIGLLNPSGGKDWLAGGKVIVEEGSGARFVLGADGVLHPVLNYASARLLAGGNGDATVSVSPENLGKAGRGTEIGIPGAPDSLPASGALVTTPWTSCSRTTQDAPASAEPRTAVLLAAPASGVELPRDQGVIVRLPKGERFLLAGGRRYRLSDEAATALQFDSYPTIAVSSRWLDTVPAGRDLTALPVAGAGSPGPAVGGRGTRVGEVLAVVDAMAAPGAATSYYLVRREGLEPVGQTEASLLVTTEANAAAYPGPPAPVEVRAADVAAVAKAAAPRAGGADPAAYPDRIPGKAPITGNAVALCVQGSRLLVSAEFPLPAGAKAIQVATRTEARVADEVFVPPSGGAVVVEAGSVTAYLVTDTGRKYPVVNTQALASLGYGGVAKPPVTGSLLALVPTGPALDPATAGRPAPSGGTG; encoded by the coding sequence GTGTGGACGCAGCGGGACCAGATCCAGGCGTACCAGTTCCTCCGCCGCAGGCTTGTCTCCGCGCTCGTCGCCGCCGACGCCAACCACCCCGTCTCGCCCAGCCGCCGGCTCGTGCTCGGCACCGTGCTGGGCGTCGTGGCCGCCCTCCTGGTCACCGCCGTCTTCGGCATCATCGGCCTGCTGAACCCCTCCGGCGGCAAGGACTGGCTGGCCGGCGGCAAGGTGATCGTCGAGGAGGGCAGCGGCGCGCGGTTCGTGCTCGGCGCCGACGGCGTCCTGCACCCGGTGCTCAACTACGCGTCCGCGCGGCTGCTGGCCGGCGGGAACGGCGACGCGACCGTGTCCGTGTCGCCGGAGAACCTCGGCAAGGCGGGCCGCGGCACCGAGATCGGCATCCCCGGCGCCCCCGACTCGCTGCCGGCGTCGGGCGCGCTCGTGACCACGCCCTGGACGAGCTGCAGCCGGACCACCCAGGACGCCCCCGCGTCGGCCGAGCCGCGCACCGCCGTCCTGCTGGCCGCGCCCGCGTCCGGTGTCGAGCTGCCGCGGGACCAGGGCGTGATCGTGCGGCTGCCGAAGGGGGAGCGCTTCCTGCTGGCCGGGGGACGGCGCTACCGGCTGAGCGACGAGGCCGCGACCGCGCTGCAGTTCGACAGCTACCCGACGATCGCGGTGTCCTCGCGGTGGCTCGACACCGTCCCGGCCGGCCGCGACCTGACCGCGCTGCCGGTCGCCGGCGCCGGTAGCCCGGGGCCCGCGGTGGGCGGCCGCGGCACCCGGGTCGGCGAAGTCCTCGCCGTCGTCGACGCGATGGCCGCGCCCGGCGCCGCCACGTCGTACTACCTGGTCCGCCGCGAGGGCCTCGAGCCGGTCGGGCAGACCGAGGCGAGCCTGCTGGTGACGACGGAGGCCAACGCCGCCGCCTACCCCGGGCCGCCCGCGCCGGTGGAGGTCCGCGCGGCCGACGTCGCCGCGGTCGCGAAGGCCGCCGCGCCGCGCGCCGGCGGTGCCGACCCGGCCGCCTACCCCGACCGCATCCCCGGCAAGGCGCCGATCACCGGCAACGCCGTGGCGCTGTGCGTTCAGGGCAGCCGGTTGCTCGTTTCGGCCGAATTCCCGCTTCCCGCCGGCGCCAAAGCCATCCAGGTCGCCACCCGGACCGAAGCAAGGGTGGCGGACGAGGTGTTCGTGCCTCCCTCGGGAGGAGCTGTCGTCGTCGAAGCCGGTTCGGTCACCGCGTACCTGGTGACCGACACGGGCCGGAAGTACCCGGTGGTGAACACGCAGGCCTTGGCCTCGCTCGGCTACGGAGGGGTCGCCAAGCCGCCGGTCACAGGTAGTTTGCTGGCATTGGTGCCGACGGGCCCCGCGCTGGACCCGGCCACGGCCGGACGGCCGGCTCCGTCGGGTGGAACGGGGTGA